From the genome of Candidatus Hydrogenedentota bacterium:
TTGACGGGGATTTCTTTCTGAAAAGGCACCAGCGTCTCCGCGGCAATTCGTTCCCAAAGCAGGTTGCCAGAGACCTGCAATGGATGTGCCGGCAGCATCTTGAGAAACTGAATAGGACGTCAGGAGATCTGTATCGGATCTTCTTCTACGATTGCCCGCCCTTGGAAAAGAAGGTCCATAATCCGGTAACGAACCGGGCGTTGGATTTCTCGAAAACGGCGACTGCAATTTGGCGGCGTGATTTTCATGCCGAACTGAAGAAGACGCGCAAGGTTGCCCTGCGGTTGGGTTATCTGAACGACCGGTCCGGAGCGTGGGTTCTTAAAGGCGATAACTTGAAGAAGCTACTCAAGGGCGACATTGCCGTTCAAGATCTGAAAGAAGACGACGTGCGTTATGACGTCAAACAGAAGGGCGTGGATATGCGCATCGGTCTTGATATCGCATCACTGGCGTTCAAACGGCAGGTTGATCAAATCGTGCTGGTCGCTGGGGACAGCGACTTTGTGCCTGCGGCTAAGCTGGCGCGGCGTGAAGGCATCGACTTCATCCTGGATCCCATGTGGGCTCCTATCCGCCACGACCTCCATGAACATATCGATGGTCTTCAGTCGGTCTTTCGGCAAGGCAACGTGGATCAGCCTCAGCCTCAGGACGAGGGCGGAAAAATGATCGAGACCATGACAGATCCGGCTGAGGAAGCATAAGCCTTTCTGTTAGAGACTTGTTTGTTTCTTTGTTCGCAACTTCTGTGCATGGTACACAGAAGTTGCGAACAAAGAAATCATATCCTTGATTGAGGCATTGCGGCTGAGCCGCGTTAGATTTTTAAGTGAAAAAGATGCAAAATTGGTTGGAGTTTGGCGATCGTTCGGCTGAAAACTCACAACCAGATTCAAGCATAAACCCTTTTCTTTGAGCTAGATAGGAGATAATCTCTGATGAAACTCGGAATGGTGACGTACAACATGGGCAAGGACATGGATTGTCCCACGCTGATCAAGTTCTGCAAGGAGACCGGATTGCAGGGCGTGGAATTGCGGACGACGCACGCGCACAAGGTCGAGGTGGACCTGTCGAAGGAGGAGCGCGCCGGGGTGAGAAAACTGTTTGCCGATTCGGGCATTGAAATCGCCGGACTTGGTTCGGCATTCGAGTTCCATTCGAAAGATCCCGCCGAGGTCAAGAAGAACATTGACGGCGCGATCCAGTATGCGCAGTTGGCGGCGGATGTCGGCGCGCCCGGGATCAAGGTCCGGCCCAACGGGCTGCGCGACGACGTGCCGCCCGAACAGACCTGCGAGCAGATCGGCAAGGCGCTGAGGCAGGTCGCGGTGTTTGCCGGGGGCATCGGCGTGCAGGTGCGGCTCGAAGTGCACGGCAAGGATTCCTGCGACCCGAAATGGATCCGGCTGATGATGGACGCGGCGGATCATCCCAATGCATTAGTCTGCTGGAATTCCAATACAGGAGAACAGGACGAAAATGGCAGTATTCAGGCGAACTTCGATCGGTTGAAACACAAGATCGCGCTGGTCCACATCACAGACATCGGCATATACCAGTATCCTTGGCGGCAGTTGTTCGATTTGCTCGGATCGATCGGCTACGAGGGATATTGCCTGGCCGAGATCGCCTATAATCCGGAGCCGGAACGGTTCATGAAGTACTATAAAACCCTGTTCGATTTGTACACGGGCCGTTATGTTTATCCACAGCCGAAATAGCCGCGCGCTTGGGGATTGCGCGTGGGGCGTTTTAGGGCGCCTTTTTTCGCGCTGAAATTTTGCTTGACATACGCGTCGGCGTATGCTACACTTTCCGTCCGTTGTCCGCGTAGGGTGTTTTGTTGCCTCACGACGGCGTGAAAGAAAGCAAGTTAGGGAGACCCCTGGTGCCAACGATCAATCAACTTGTGCGCAATTGTCGCAAGAAGGTGACGTCGAAAACGAAGAGTCCGGCGTTGAAGGCGTGCCCGCAGGCGTCGGGCACGTGCACGCGCGTGTTCACGATGACGCCGAAAAAACCGAATTCGGCGCTGCGGAAAGTGGCGCGTGTCCGCCTGAAGAACGGGATGGAAGTGACCACCTACATTCCGGGCGTCGGGCACAACCTGCAGGAACACTCGCAGGTAATGATTCGCGGCGGGCGCGTGAAGGATCTGCCGGGCGTTCGTTACCACATGATCCGCGGGGTGCTGGATGCCAGCGGCGATTGCGGCGGAACGAGCGGAACGAAAGACGACGGCGGCAAAAAAATCCATACCGGCCGTTGGGTCAGCCGTTCCAAGTACGGCGTGAAGCGGGCCAAGAGCGCATAGGGTCGCGAGGAGTCGAGAAAGAACCATGCCGAGAAGACGCGAAGTAGCGAAGCGGAATCCATTGCCGGATCCGAAGTACCACAGTACGCTGTTGACCAAGTTTGTCAACACCGTGATGTTGTCCGGCAAGAAAAGCATCGCCGAATCCATTGTTTATGGCGCCTTGGACGTCATCAAG
Proteins encoded in this window:
- a CDS encoding NYN domain-containing protein, producing MMPTAFLIDGDFFLKRHQRLRGNSFPKQVARDLQWMCRQHLEKLNRTSGDLYRIFFYDCPPLEKKVHNPVTNRALDFSKTATAIWRRDFHAELKKTRKVALRLGYLNDRSGAWVLKGDNLKKLLKGDIAVQDLKEDDVRYDVKQKGVDMRIGLDIASLAFKRQVDQIVLVAGDSDFVPAAKLARREGIDFILDPMWAPIRHDLHEHIDGLQSVFRQGNVDQPQPQDEGGKMIETMTDPAEEA
- a CDS encoding sugar phosphate isomerase/epimerase family protein; amino-acid sequence: MKLGMVTYNMGKDMDCPTLIKFCKETGLQGVELRTTHAHKVEVDLSKEERAGVRKLFADSGIEIAGLGSAFEFHSKDPAEVKKNIDGAIQYAQLAADVGAPGIKVRPNGLRDDVPPEQTCEQIGKALRQVAVFAGGIGVQVRLEVHGKDSCDPKWIRLMMDAADHPNALVCWNSNTGEQDENGSIQANFDRLKHKIALVHITDIGIYQYPWRQLFDLLGSIGYEGYCLAEIAYNPEPERFMKYYKTLFDLYTGRYVYPQPK
- the rpsL gene encoding 30S ribosomal protein S12, translating into MPTINQLVRNCRKKVTSKTKSPALKACPQASGTCTRVFTMTPKKPNSALRKVARVRLKNGMEVTTYIPGVGHNLQEHSQVMIRGGRVKDLPGVRYHMIRGVLDASGDCGGTSGTKDDGGKKIHTGRWVSRSKYGVKRAKSA